DNA from Sorangium aterium:
TCCCATTGTTCCTCGGTTTGGCGCCGATCGCCCTGACCGGGTGCGAGCTTCTCGTCGCACCGGACCGCAGCAAGATCGATGCGCCCGCAGTCGGCGGTAGCGGCGGAGAGGGTGGTAGTCGTGGACAGGGCGGCAGCGGTGGACAGGGAGGCAATGGAGGAGAGGGGGGTAGAGGCGGAGAGGGCGGCAACGGCGGAGAAAGCGGCGGCGGACAGGGCGGCGCGCCAGGCGCGGTGTGCGGCGATGGAACGGTCAGCGCTCCTGCCGAGATGTGTGACGATGGGAATCGGATCGCTGGCGACGGGTGCGATCCGGGATGCGCGATCGAGCCTGGGTTCGCGTGCGCCGGGGCGCCGAGCCGTTGTACGAGCGGGTGCGGCGACGGCGCGCTGCGCGGCTCGGAGACCTGCGACGACGGCGCCGACGAGGACGGCGATTGCTGTTCGCGCGCGTGTCAGATCGAGTCCGGCTGTGAGGTCGAGCCGAACGACGAATTCACCTCGGCCAACGACGCCTTCGCCATCGCGCCCGGCGGTCGAATCCGCGCGTTCATCGATCCCGGATCCGACGTGGACGTGTTCTCGGTGATCGTCCCCGAGGGATCGGTCGGGCGCATCAAGGCAGAGACGCTCGATGGCCCGCTGGGCACGACGTGCAGCTCGCTCGGCGTCGATACCCATGTGGCGATCTTCGACGCGAGCCTGGCGAGCATCGAGGACAACGACGATGTCGCCGACGACGATTACTGTTCTTTCCTGGCGCTGCGCAAGCTGAGCCCCGGCGAGTATTTCGTCCGCGTGCAGATCTCCCCTGAAGCGGAGCCCGCGACGTTCGACTACACGCTCTCACTCACGCTGGATACCTCGGTGTGCGGCGACGGCGTGCTGGAGGATCCGGAGCTCTGCGACGACGGCGACACGACGGGCGGTGACGGTTGCAGCGCCGCGTGCGAGCTGGAGATCCGCTCTCCCGAGGTCGAGCCGAACGACACCGTGGCGGAGGCGGACGGGCGCGTCGTGCTCCGGCCGAACGTGCTCGTCTCCGCGGCGATCGAGCCCGTCGGCGACATCGACGTCTTCGCCTTCGAGGTGCCGAGCCTCGCGGACGTCCAGCTCGCCACGTTCAGCCCCGGGCAATTGAACGAGTGCGTCCAGGGAGTCGACACCTTCCTCCAGCTGCTCGACACGGACGGCGCCTCGGTGCTGGCGAGCGACGACGACAGCGGCCCCGAGGCTTGCTCGCTCATCGACTCGAGCGTCGACGACAGGGCGACCCGGCTCCAGCCGGGCACGTATTATGTGACCGTCGAGGAGTTCGACAACGACGCTTCCATCCCCGGGTACGACCTCCTCATCGCCTTCACCTCGCTTTGCGGCAACGGGGTGATCGAGGAAGGCGAGGCGTGCGACGGTGGGGAGCGGTGTTCCTCGGAGTGCGCGCGGATCGCGGTGTGCGGCGACGGAGCCATCGACGGCGCCGAGACGTGCGACGACGGCGGGACCGAGGGCGGAGATGGCTGCAGCGCCGCGTGCCAGCTCGAGGGGATCCTCCCGGAGATCGAGCCGAACGACGCGCGAGGCCAGGCCACCGTGGGGCAGGCGACCGCGGCGGGCGCGCTGTTCGCCGCGTCGATCTCTCCGCCGGGAGAGGTCGACTTCTTCGCCGTCGACGTCCCCGGCCTGGCCGAGCTGGAAGTGGAGACCTTCGACGCGACCGGCCCGGCCTCTTGCCGCGGCATCGACACCGCGCTGCAGCTCCTCGGGCCCGATGGCGCCGTGATCGCCGAGGACAACGACGGCGGCGAGGCCAGGTGCTCCCGTATCCGCGCCTCCGTCACCGCGCCGGGCGTCGATCACGTCCGCTATTACGTGCGCGTCCAGGACGCTCGAGGAGACTCCATCGCTGGATATACCCTGCGCGCGCGGACGACGGCCGTCTGCGGCGACGGCGTCGTCGAGGGCCTGGAGGAGTGCGACGGCGGCGCAGCGTGCGGGGCGACGTGCCAGCGCATCCCGGTGTGCGGCGACGGCTTCGTCGACGAGCCCGAGGTCTGCGACGACGGCAACACAGCAGGCGGGGATGGCTGCGACGCCGCCTGTCGGATCGAGGGGGTGATCGCCGAGATCGAGCCCAACTCGACCCCTGCCGAGGCCGAGGCGAACGGCGCTGTCGCGCCGGGAGCGCTCGTGTCCGGCGCGATCGAGCCGGACATCGATGTCGACCTCTTCGCCCTGCGGCTCACGACCGTATCCGATCTCCGGCTCGAGACCTCCGACTCGAGCGGCCCCGGGCGGTGCGCCGAGGGCGTCGACACGGTCCTCTCCCTTCTCTCGTCGGACGGGGCGACGGTGCTCGCCTCCGACGACGACGGCGGGATCGGCGCCTGCTCGCTCATCGACTCGCGGAGCCCGGGCGGGGCCGCGGCGCGCCACCTGGAGCCCGGGACATACCATGTCCGTGTCAGCGGCTTCCCGGAGCAGCCGGGGGCCCGCTACACGCTGCGGGTCTCGCTCGACGCCTCGTGCGGCGACGGCGTGAGGGAGGGCGCCGAGGAGTGCGACGGCGGCGCGGGGTGCAGCGCCCGCTGCGAGAGGCTCCCGGTCTGCGGCGACGGCCTCCTCGACGCGCCGGAGGGGTGCGACGACGGCAATGCCGCGGGCGGCGACGGGTGCAGCGCCGCCTGCCAGCTCGAGGCGGTGACCGCCGAGATCGAGCCGAACGACACGCCCGCGCAGGCCGGCGCGGACGATCTCGTGATCTCGGGTGACGCGCTCCTCGCGGCGAGCCTCGCCGCGGGCGGCGACAGGGACGTGTTCCGCCTGAGCTTGCCTGTCGCCTCGGTCGTGCGCCTCGAG
Protein-coding regions in this window:
- a CDS encoding DVUA0089 family protein is translated as MCDDGNRIAGDGCDPGCAIEPGFACAGAPSRCTSGCGDGALRGSETCDDGADEDGDCCSRACQIESGCEVEPNDEFTSANDAFAIAPGGRIRAFIDPGSDVDVFSVIVPEGSVGRIKAETLDGPLGTTCSSLGVDTHVAIFDASLASIEDNDDVADDDYCSFLALRKLSPGEYFVRVQISPEAEPATFDYTLSLTLDTSVCGDGVLEDPELCDDGDTTGGDGCSAACELEIRSPEVEPNDTVAEADGRVVLRPNVLVSAAIEPVGDIDVFAFEVPSLADVQLATFSPGQLNECVQGVDTFLQLLDTDGASVLASDDDSGPEACSLIDSSVDDRATRLQPGTYYVTVEEFDNDASIPGYDLLIAFTSLCGNGVIEEGEACDGGERCSSECARIAVCGDGAIDGAETCDDGGTEGGDGCSAACQLEGILPEIEPNDARGQATVGQATAAGALFAASISPPGEVDFFAVDVPGLAELEVETFDATGPASCRGIDTALQLLGPDGAVIAEDNDGGEARCSRIRASVTAPGVDHVRYYVRVQDARGDSIAGYTLRARTTAVCGDGVVEGLEECDGGAACGATCQRIPVCGDGFVDEPEVCDDGNTAGGDGCDAACRIEGVIAEIEPNSTPAEAEANGAVAPGALVSGAIEPDIDVDLFALRLTTVSDLRLETSDSSGPGRCAEGVDTVLSLLSSDGATVLASDDDGGIGACSLIDSRSPGGAAARHLEPGTYHVRVSGFPEQPGARYTLRVSLDASCGDGVREGAEECDGGAGCSARCERLPVCGDGLLDAPEGCDDGNAAGGDGCSAACQLEAVTAEIEPNDTPAQAGADDLVISGDALLAASLAAGGDRDVFRLSLPVASVVRLEVFDGTAARCEGGLLTTLRVLDAAGGTVATDEGLSDVAYAGGIGGCSALVVALPSGDHDVEVAAREDGAEFPLYLLQAKILAPAGAEEEPNGTVATASGSVGSDVFIAGARTTDDFDFYAVDVPEGRSIRAEIIEGGEETCESLEIDSRLSLLDAGGSLIADDDDSGRGNCSILDGTGDAPRHPGAHALPAGRYFLRVRAASGASGTAALFDYRLAVTLR